A part of Sediminispirochaeta bajacaliforniensis DSM 16054 genomic DNA contains:
- a CDS encoding ROK family protein, which translates to MYTYYVGLDMGGTKLKAAVLDEGYQIIKTFYCTPQNEKTTREMCSEEWKKLITPYLAELEQEYHALPSAFGISTPGIPKKDHTAIGHMPERLTDIQGLDWSELLKYPGKIYTVNDAKAAFIGEIQADELKHIKNICMLTLGTGVGGAAKVDGILLEGNIGRAGHLGNMSVDMEGRQALTGIPGGLDNLVGNCQISERTHGLYDDPLGLEMDYVKGDPAAVEYWLKMVKALAVGIASLINILDPEIMIIGGGIANAGKNLFGPLKRYLDLYEWRPYGIPTKIIPAANGDFSGAIGAAIFAHAWQLHIDSGSNGQLVI; encoded by the coding sequence ATGTACACATACTATGTGGGATTAGACATGGGCGGTACAAAACTCAAAGCAGCGGTACTGGATGAAGGCTATCAAATAATCAAAACGTTTTATTGCACTCCACAAAATGAGAAAACTACCCGGGAAATGTGCTCCGAAGAGTGGAAAAAACTCATCACTCCATATCTTGCTGAGCTTGAACAAGAATACCATGCATTACCTTCCGCATTCGGCATTTCGACTCCGGGAATCCCGAAAAAAGACCATACGGCAATAGGCCACATGCCAGAACGACTAACCGACATTCAAGGTTTGGATTGGAGTGAACTTCTCAAGTATCCTGGAAAAATCTATACGGTAAACGATGCAAAAGCGGCTTTTATTGGAGAAATTCAAGCCGACGAGCTTAAGCACATCAAAAATATCTGTATGCTTACGTTGGGTACCGGTGTGGGAGGTGCTGCAAAAGTCGATGGGATTCTGTTGGAAGGAAACATTGGCAGAGCAGGACACCTTGGAAATATGAGTGTGGATATGGAAGGTAGACAAGCTCTGACAGGCATCCCCGGAGGGTTAGATAATTTGGTCGGGAATTGCCAGATCTCCGAAAGGACGCATGGTTTATATGATGACCCGCTTGGTCTTGAAATGGATTATGTCAAAGGAGATCCGGCGGCCGTTGAATATTGGTTAAAGATGGTAAAGGCCCTGGCCGTGGGGATTGCTTCGCTAATAAATATACTTGATCCCGAAATTATGATAATAGGCGGAGGAATTGCAAATGCCGGAAAAAATCTTTTCGGCCCCCTCAAGCGATACCTCGATCTTTATGAATGGAGGCCCTATGGCATTCCGACAAAGATTATTCCCGCAGCAAATGGTGATTTCTCCGGCGCAATTGGCGCAGCGATATTTGCTCATGCGTGGCAACTGCATATCGACTCAGGATCAAACGGGCAGTTAGTAATATAA
- a CDS encoding sugar isomerase domain-containing protein translates to MEPRFIQGIQDLLDTFVSRNCLQLQQAVTCCANSIEAGRGIHLFGAGHSALPCMEAFPRIGSFIGFHQLTEPSLGFNGFVTGKGGQRQMSFLEQTSGFAAVIFENYRFSSDDTLIVFSHSGINALPVEMAEMAHLLGMQTIAVVSLAHAKSQSSKAPSGKRLDEVASYVIDTCVPAHDAIVDIGDGEKSGGASTVMSMIVMNTIVSETAALLKKRDVPVMVYPSHNVSQHVDEVLEREKSIFDAYKTFRAKF, encoded by the coding sequence GTGGAGCCGCGATTTATTCAAGGAATACAGGATCTCCTTGATACTTTCGTTTCACGCAATTGTCTGCAATTACAACAGGCGGTAACATGTTGTGCGAATAGTATTGAGGCGGGACGCGGGATCCATCTTTTTGGGGCAGGACATAGTGCCTTGCCGTGTATGGAGGCCTTTCCCCGGATTGGCTCTTTTATCGGTTTTCATCAACTGACCGAACCAAGCCTGGGGTTTAACGGATTCGTTACCGGAAAGGGCGGACAGCGGCAGATGTCGTTTCTTGAACAAACCTCGGGTTTTGCCGCTGTTATTTTTGAGAATTACCGTTTTTCTTCTGATGATACATTAATTGTTTTTTCTCATTCCGGAATTAATGCACTTCCTGTCGAGATGGCAGAGATGGCCCACTTGCTTGGTATGCAAACAATTGCGGTGGTGTCCCTTGCGCATGCAAAATCTCAGAGTTCGAAAGCCCCCTCGGGGAAGCGCCTGGATGAGGTCGCTTCGTATGTCATCGATACCTGTGTCCCGGCACATGACGCAATTGTGGATATTGGCGATGGTGAGAAATCCGGAGGGGCCTCAACCGTTATGTCCATGATCGTTATGAATACAATTGTGTCGGAGACAGCTGCTTTGCTGAAAAAGCGGGATGTACCCGTAATGGTGTATCCAAGCCATAATGTATCTCAGCATGTTGATGAAGTTTTGGAACGAGAGAAGTCTATTTTTGATGCGTATAAAACTTTCAGGGCAAAATTCTAG
- a CDS encoding transaldolase family protein: MKFWLATANTTEAEELLSLGVFEGIITNPTIVAKEEMNPVKLFKALCSKADSLYYQIGDGTFDAMMGEADRMVSIDPNKMRIKVPATPAGLRVIRALTEQGSIAMATIVPTAPLMLLAVAAGAIAIAPYSRMIQQAGVSSKIEEVLRMQQIIDAQELDVEICTGLYNVTDLSFYAAHGVKSGFIFPNDIRAFIQQPLVQEACDAYRDDLSHIKSFV; encoded by the coding sequence ATGAAATTCTGGTTGGCAACGGCAAATACGACGGAAGCTGAAGAGCTGTTATCCCTAGGTGTTTTTGAGGGTATCATCACAAACCCCACTATTGTGGCAAAAGAAGAGATGAATCCGGTAAAGCTCTTTAAGGCTCTTTGCAGTAAAGCCGATTCTCTCTATTATCAGATAGGCGACGGGACTTTTGACGCGATGATGGGAGAGGCTGATAGGATGGTATCCATAGATCCAAACAAAATGCGCATCAAAGTACCTGCAACACCGGCCGGTTTACGCGTTATTCGTGCATTGACAGAACAGGGATCGATTGCCATGGCTACGATTGTGCCCACGGCTCCTCTTATGCTTCTTGCCGTAGCGGCCGGAGCAATAGCTATTGCACCCTACAGCCGAATGATCCAGCAGGCAGGAGTCTCCTCGAAGATCGAAGAAGTACTGCGAATGCAACAGATCATTGATGCCCAGGAACTCGATGTTGAAATTTGTACCGGTCTGTATAATGTTACAGACCTAAGTTTTTATGCTGCTCATGGTGTAAAATCCGGTTTTATATTTCCGAACGATATCCGTGCTTTTATTCAGCAGCCGCTTGTTCAGGAGGCCTGTGATGCCTACCGTGACGACCTTTCGCATATAAAGAGCTTTGTATAA
- a CDS encoding GntR family transcriptional regulator, with protein sequence MPKGRTRKVAEIKQNLIGRIASGYYQSGDRFFSNRAIAARFHISYMTAHRLLKELEEEGYLGRKAQSGSFVKGEHHTYDAVGLYVSERAQIKTSYSAFLLHKLVLRLEAVDLPHKIVWTDRNTVLEDDLYPVMIDTGYLQMQLYRQNMFGFLLNQKAAPGLSSIWVDSVYIDNYSGGTAAAQIFKEYLSLDACRVFAGPEDDERSGARVSGFLSELPDAQVVSAGTWHFEEALRHVPTLFETEVKKEKCAVFCCNDKLASAVIHYCSDSGIAPPFIMGFDNMPVSEELNFSTIAVPWDEMVERTVECCVSRLGGDGSSTRHIVLNTKPLLRGLSLRH encoded by the coding sequence ATGCCGAAAGGAAGGACCCGGAAGGTTGCCGAAATCAAGCAAAATCTTATTGGCCGTATAGCGTCTGGATACTATCAAAGCGGTGACCGTTTTTTCTCAAATCGTGCAATTGCCGCACGCTTTCATATTAGCTACATGACTGCTCACAGGCTTCTCAAAGAGCTGGAAGAGGAGGGCTACCTGGGCCGAAAGGCCCAGTCCGGTTCATTTGTCAAGGGAGAGCATCATACGTATGACGCGGTAGGTCTTTATGTATCCGAACGGGCCCAAATTAAAACAAGCTACAGTGCTTTCCTGCTGCATAAACTGGTCCTTCGTCTTGAAGCGGTTGATCTTCCTCATAAAATCGTATGGACCGATCGCAATACTGTTTTGGAGGACGATCTTTATCCGGTAATGATCGATACGGGTTATCTTCAAATGCAGCTTTACCGGCAAAATATGTTTGGCTTTTTGTTGAACCAAAAAGCTGCACCGGGTCTTTCGTCGATTTGGGTCGACAGTGTGTATATTGATAACTACTCCGGAGGGACTGCCGCTGCTCAGATTTTCAAAGAATATCTTTCTTTGGATGCATGTCGTGTTTTTGCCGGTCCTGAAGATGATGAACGCAGTGGGGCAAGGGTTTCCGGTTTTCTTTCCGAACTTCCTGATGCGCAGGTGGTATCGGCAGGGACTTGGCATTTTGAAGAGGCCCTGCGTCACGTACCGACCCTCTTTGAAACAGAGGTAAAAAAAGAAAAGTGTGCTGTGTTTTGCTGTAACGACAAATTAGCATCTGCGGTGATTCATTATTGCTCCGATAGTGGTATAGCTCCTCCTTTTATCATGGGGTTCGATAATATGCCGGTGTCTGAAGAGCTGAATTTTTCAACGATAGCCGTGCCTTGGGATGAGATGGTCGAACGGACCGTTGAATGCTGCGTCTCTCGTCTTGGAGGAGACGGATCGTCAACACGTCATATCGTGTTGAATACCAAGCCTCTGCTGCGTGGCCTTTCTCTGCGACATTAA
- the deoC gene encoding deoxyribose-phosphate aldolase produces the protein MITTHDIAKMIDHSLLRPNLTTAQVREGLKLAKAYETVSVCVHPADVRLAVEILAGTEVKVTTVIGFPHGAHTTKVKLYEAEEAMADGAVELDMVINIGRLLSHDYAYVQEEIKALVAVAHAKHTLVKVILENCYLDDNLIKIACELSEAAGADFVKTSTGFGTGGATIHDLQIMRASCSPKVQIKAAGGVRTLDAALDVRAAGASRFGATATKTILDECRQREQAGTLKEK, from the coding sequence ATGATTACGACGCACGACATTGCAAAAATGATTGATCACTCCCTTTTAAGGCCCAATCTGACTACTGCGCAGGTTCGGGAAGGATTGAAGCTGGCAAAGGCGTACGAGACGGTATCGGTTTGTGTGCATCCTGCCGATGTCAGGTTGGCGGTGGAGATACTGGCGGGGACGGAGGTAAAGGTAACAACGGTTATTGGTTTTCCCCATGGGGCACATACCACCAAGGTAAAGCTCTATGAAGCAGAAGAGGCCATGGCTGACGGAGCAGTGGAACTCGACATGGTCATCAACATCGGAAGGCTTTTGTCTCATGACTATGCATACGTACAAGAAGAAATAAAAGCACTGGTTGCTGTGGCCCACGCTAAACATACTCTTGTGAAGGTGATTTTAGAAAATTGCTATCTCGATGACAATCTCATCAAGATAGCCTGTGAGTTGTCGGAGGCTGCCGGGGCTGATTTTGTAAAGACGTCGACGGGTTTCGGGACCGGCGGTGCGACTATTCATGATCTGCAGATTATGCGTGCATCATGCAGCCCAAAGGTGCAGATCAAAGCTGCCGGGGGTGTCAGAACCTTAGATGCTGCACTTGATGTGCGTGCTGCTGGGGCCTCGCGGTTTGGTGCAACGGCGACAAAGACAATCCTTGATGAATGCAGGCAGCGTGAACAAGCCGGTACCCTGAAAGAGAAATAA